In Paracoccaceae bacterium Fryx2, a single genomic region encodes these proteins:
- a CDS encoding helix-turn-helix domain-containing protein: MTELARPFPRPTAQVEPYFNVLGAELTVEFLLTFDGAELYLAAEPKGRSRLETLVGPDKARALGRSTRITQRRVPLAKAWLAAVLEWQGHSTADIARTLRTSDISVRKWLKAEAARQSR; this comes from the coding sequence ATGACAGAACTCGCGCGCCCCTTCCCCCGGCCAACCGCGCAGGTGGAACCCTACTTCAACGTGCTGGGCGCGGAGCTGACCGTTGAATTCCTGCTGACCTTCGACGGGGCGGAACTCTACCTGGCAGCCGAACCCAAGGGCCGGTCCCGCCTTGAAACTCTGGTCGGACCGGACAAGGCCCGCGCTCTGGGCAGGTCCACCCGGATCACGCAACGCCGCGTCCCGCTTGCCAAGGCATGGCTTGCCGCCGTCCTGGAATGGCAGGGCCATTCCACCGCCGATATCGCCCGGACGCTCCGCACCAGCGACATCAGCGTCCGGAAATGGCTGAAGGCCGAAGCGGCAAGGCAGTCGAGATGA